One window of the Nitrospinota bacterium genome contains the following:
- a CDS encoding electron transfer flavoprotein subunit beta/FixA family protein, which translates to MRIIVCVKQVIDTAAKISIKEGQIDATGSPRVMNPYDEFAVEEALRIKANKPDSEITLISLGPESFKEVLKTGLAMGADKAIHLSDAAFDNLDNLAVAEALAQGISTLAFDLILCGRQAVDDDMAEVGPALAVLLDIPFASVVTQLTFSDDYKQAQVTRQIEGGSECLESSLPLLLTCQKGLNEPRLPSLKGIMAAKKKVIQVLDAKSIGFDPEISGAPRVRQMDFSLPAARKKGRILDGPLPESLPQLVRLLREEEKVI; encoded by the coding sequence ATGCGAATCATCGTCTGCGTCAAACAAGTCATCGACACCGCCGCCAAAATCAGCATCAAGGAAGGCCAGATTGATGCGACCGGCAGCCCCAGGGTGATGAACCCCTACGATGAGTTTGCGGTGGAGGAAGCGCTCCGCATCAAGGCCAACAAGCCTGATTCGGAAATCACCCTGATCAGCCTGGGGCCGGAGAGTTTTAAAGAAGTTTTGAAAACCGGGCTGGCGATGGGGGCGGACAAAGCCATTCACTTGAGCGATGCCGCGTTTGACAACCTCGATAACCTGGCGGTGGCCGAGGCGCTGGCACAAGGCATTTCCACGCTCGCATTCGATTTGATCCTTTGCGGGCGGCAAGCCGTCGATGACGATATGGCCGAGGTCGGACCGGCGCTTGCGGTTTTACTGGATATTCCCTTTGCCTCCGTCGTCACTCAGTTGACGTTCTCTGACGATTATAAACAGGCTCAAGTTACGAGGCAGATAGAAGGCGGCTCCGAGTGCCTGGAATCTTCTCTGCCGCTTTTATTGACTTGCCAAAAAGGGCTTAATGAACCGCGCCTGCCTTCGCTCAAGGGAATCATGGCCGCCAAGAAAAAGGTGATTCAGGTGCTGGATGCTAAAAGTATCGGATTCGACCCCGAAATTTCGGGTGCGCCGAGAGTCCGGCAAATGGATTTCTCCCTGCCGGCTGCGAGAAAGAAAGGCCGGATACTCGATGGGCCTTTGCCAGAGTCGTTGCCTCAACTGGTGCGCCTGCTGCGCGAAGAAGAAAAAGTGATATGA
- a CDS encoding DUF2461 domain-containing protein → MKPFHGFPKAGIKFLAELEKNNNKEWFQQNKTRYQESLEAPTKEFVAVMTDKMQALIGGPVRGKIFRIHRDIRFSKDKTPYNPMIKIAFASADKKGKKGCSSAMYFFRLQPGTLALGTGVYEINDHRMLERYRKSVADVKQGPQLAKILDRFRQNGFWINEPHYRRVPQGFEKDHPREDLLRHKNLYAFIEAPVASQLSTEQAVDYCLKQYKELSPLYHWLNGL, encoded by the coding sequence ATGAAACCTTTTCACGGATTTCCCAAAGCAGGAATAAAATTCCTGGCGGAACTTGAAAAAAACAATAATAAGGAATGGTTCCAGCAAAACAAAACCCGCTACCAGGAATCGCTGGAAGCGCCGACCAAAGAATTTGTAGCGGTCATGACCGACAAAATGCAAGCGTTGATCGGCGGCCCGGTGAGAGGCAAGATTTTTCGCATCCATCGCGATATACGCTTCAGCAAGGACAAAACACCCTACAACCCGATGATCAAAATAGCCTTTGCGTCAGCTGACAAAAAGGGTAAAAAGGGTTGCTCCTCGGCCATGTACTTTTTCAGATTGCAACCCGGCACACTGGCTCTCGGCACCGGGGTTTATGAAATAAACGACCACCGGATGCTGGAAAGGTATCGAAAATCCGTCGCCGATGTAAAACAGGGACCGCAGTTAGCAAAAATCCTGGATAGATTCAGGCAAAACGGATTCTGGATCAACGAACCTCATTACAGGCGGGTTCCCCAAGGCTTTGAAAAAGACCATCCGCGTGAAGATCTGCTCAGACACAAAAACCTATATGCGTTTATCGAAGCACCGGTTGCAAGCCAGCTGTCCACGGAACAAGCGGTGGATTACTGCCTTAAACAATATAAAGAATTGAGTCCGCTGTATCACTGGCTGAATGGTTTATAG